A region of Streptomyces halobius DNA encodes the following proteins:
- a CDS encoding M48 family metalloprotease: MTDPETGVLAARARALAVLRIRGAALAVAVLPAAVAVVLLVGGATGHIGGSGPAWQAALWIVSGLAVGVLLLAALVAAVVTRARPALSPSVPIAETSAPDLYRLVRDLADRLGVPPPSAIALTPDCDSWLEDRTHRAHAPPRDDGTPGRSAAEGRREPEAPVLVIGSPFLWWMRVAELRALLAPVVAGTGPSAHPDIAAARRFIRGLDAAVAVSARARGGLRRPALRFVGRVARLLLRACRDHATIMERGVAAAASERAQGVDYGLRVVAQEQVGLAYAGWDRLLTRVALPAWRMGRWPSRLDAGVVSALTELSRRDRLAEGFASRLGERPACDLLEEPGAIDRAASLLAARLFHGGPAEPGPDWSPVGWQQYPQEVVDRKWRTEAARLHRILDDLPPTGPSATAAGTAPAPDTAPLPGTAPTANTPAGASTAPGATDPPSASSAASHSTVRPAARPLAYARARARTPVDHRPRGHHPATPQPGGLPAAEPGPPPPGPTLARVIDRLARDARAGDLVAARLGAEVEREERAEAARQAARTSVQDTAADVAWGDGLAEDGLPLFPLQPPRTGRELLADHVTAMVCCAAVDTAGAAPGLDWLDGPALLVDGARRSDLGNPVLSLVDEGDAEPLRGWLSTVGVRPEKPVRLG; the protein is encoded by the coding sequence GTGACAGATCCGGAAACAGGCGTCCTGGCAGCGCGTGCCCGCGCCCTCGCCGTGCTGCGGATCCGAGGTGCGGCGCTGGCCGTGGCGGTGCTGCCCGCGGCTGTCGCCGTGGTGCTGCTCGTCGGCGGCGCGACCGGCCATATCGGCGGCTCCGGCCCGGCCTGGCAGGCGGCCCTTTGGATCGTGAGCGGTCTCGCCGTGGGCGTCCTGCTCCTGGCGGCCCTGGTCGCCGCGGTCGTCACCCGCGCCAGACCCGCGCTCAGTCCGTCCGTGCCGATCGCCGAGACATCCGCCCCCGACCTCTACCGCCTCGTGCGCGACCTCGCCGACCGCCTCGGCGTCCCGCCGCCGTCCGCGATAGCGCTCACCCCGGACTGCGACAGCTGGCTGGAGGACCGTACGCACCGCGCCCACGCCCCGCCCCGCGACGACGGGACGCCGGGGCGGTCCGCCGCCGAAGGCCGCCGGGAGCCCGAGGCGCCGGTCCTCGTCATCGGCTCGCCGTTCCTGTGGTGGATGCGGGTCGCCGAGCTGCGCGCCCTGCTCGCCCCGGTCGTCGCCGGCACCGGCCCGTCCGCCCACCCCGACATAGCCGCCGCCCGCCGCTTCATCCGCGGGCTGGACGCCGCCGTCGCGGTCTCCGCCCGCGCCCGGGGCGGGCTCCGCCGCCCCGCGCTCCGCTTCGTCGGCCGGGTGGCCCGGCTGCTGCTCCGCGCCTGCCGCGACCACGCCACGATCATGGAGCGGGGTGTCGCGGCCGCCGCCTCCGAGCGCGCCCAGGGCGTCGACTACGGCCTGCGGGTCGTCGCCCAGGAGCAGGTCGGCCTGGCGTACGCGGGCTGGGACCGGCTGCTGACGAGGGTCGCGCTGCCCGCCTGGCGGATGGGCCGCTGGCCGTCCCGCCTGGACGCCGGTGTCGTCTCGGCGCTCACCGAACTCTCCCGCCGCGACCGCCTCGCCGAGGGCTTCGCCTCCCGCCTCGGCGAACGCCCCGCCTGCGACCTCCTGGAAGAGCCCGGCGCCATCGACCGCGCCGCCTCCCTGCTGGCCGCCCGGCTCTTCCACGGCGGCCCGGCCGAGCCCGGCCCGGACTGGTCGCCGGTCGGCTGGCAGCAGTACCCCCAGGAGGTCGTCGACCGGAAGTGGCGTACGGAAGCCGCTCGCCTCCACCGCATCCTCGACGACCTCCCGCCCACGGGGCCGTCCGCGACGGCGGCCGGCACCGCACCGGCGCCGGACACCGCACCCCTCCCGGGCACCGCGCCCACGGCGAACACCCCGGCCGGCGCGAGCACCGCGCCCGGAGCCACCGACCCGCCCTCCGCTTCCTCCGCCGCCTCACATTCCACGGTCCGGCCCGCCGCCCGGCCCCTCGCGTATGCCCGCGCCCGTGCCCGTACGCCCGTGGACCACCGCCCCCGAGGCCACCACCCCGCCACCCCTCAGCCCGGCGGCCTCCCCGCCGCCGAGCCGGGCCCGCCGCCCCCCGGGCCGACCCTCGCCCGGGTCATCGACCGACTCGCCCGCGACGCCCGCGCCGGTGACCTCGTCGCCGCCCGCCTCGGCGCCGAGGTCGAGCGCGAGGAGCGCGCAGAAGCGGCCCGCCAGGCCGCCCGCACTTCCGTCCAGGACACCGCCGCCGACGTGGCCTGGGGCGACGGCCTGGCCGAAGACGGCCTCCCGCTCTTCCCGCTGCAACCGCCCCGCACCGGCCGGGAACTCCTCGCCGACCACGTCACGGCCATGGTCTGCTGCGCCGCCGTCGACACCGCCGGCGCCGCCCCCGGCCTCGACTGGCTGGACGGCCCGGCACTGCTCGTCGACGGCGCCCGCCGCTCCGACCTCGGCAACCCCGTGCTCAGCCTGGTCGACGAGGGCGACGCCGAACCCCTCCGCGGCTGGCTGTCCACCGTCGGCGTCCGCCCCGAGAAGCCGGTCCGGCTGGGGTGA